The window CCTGCTTGAAAGGCAGGAAGTAGGTTTCATCCGAAGCGCCGCCAGCCAGCTGGCCGGTCTTGCCGTCGATCTGCACCTGCACGATGCCGGGCGGCATGGGGAAGTCCATGACCGGATAGCTGTCTTCAACAGCAAGACGGTAATCCCTGACGATGGGCGACGCGGCTCTTGAGCCGGTCTCCCACTTACCCATGGGAGTCAGCTGGTCAAAGCCAACATAGGCACCGGAAACAAGGTAGGGGGTAACGCCCATGAACCATGCATCCTGCTCGTCGTTCGTGGTGCCGGTCTTGCCGCCGATGGGGCGGTTCAGGACCTTGAGGCGCGCGCCTGTACCGTCACGAACCACTTCCTTGAGAATGCTGGCCATGATGTATGCGGTCTGAGGACTCATGGCCTCATGGGCCTCGGACTCGAAGTTGGCAATGGTTTCGCCCCATGCATCCTGAACGGAGCGGATGACGCGATGGTTGATCCATGAACCGCCACGGGCGAAGGTGGTATACGCTTCAGCCAGGTTCAACGGAGTCACTTCCACAGCACCAAGGCTCACGGAAAGGTTGTTGGGGAACGGCCCTTCAAGGCCCATGGCCTTGGCGCGCTCCACAATAGCGGGAATCCCCACCTTCTGCGCCACACGGATGGTACAGAGGTTGCGCGACTTCACCAGCGCCGTACGCAGCAGCATGGGACCGGAGAAAGTGCCTTCAAAGTTCTCGGGGCGCCACACCTTGGAGGTGGACTCGTCCGTATAGACGATGGGGGCATCCAGAACGATGGAGGCCGCCGTAAAGCCATGATCCATGGCTGTGGAGTACACAATGGGCTTGAACGCGGAACCGGGCTGACGCTTGGCCTGCGTTGCACGATTGAACTGGCTGTCGGCAAAGGAGTATCCGCCCACAAGGGCCAACACATCGCCGTTGACGGGGTCTATGGATACGAAGGCGCCCTGAACGGCGGGGTACTGCTCCAGCGCCAGCGGAATGACATCGTCAACGCCGAGCTCCACGGGGTTCCAGGCGTCCTTCTTTTCCTTGGGCACACTGACGGAGGCCCACACGACATCGCCGGGCTCCATCACCTGACGGGCATCCTTGACGGAGGGAACCTGATCGGTGGCCAGTTTGGGATCCGGCTTGCGGCACCAGTGCATGGTGGAAACGGGAATATATCCCTTGTAGGCACCAAGACGCACCGTTGCACCGTTGGCATCAACGGTGGAGACAAGCACCTTGATCCATGCGCCGTCTTCGAGCGCTCCGGGGGATACGGCCTCCTGCTGCAGGAAGTCCTCGTATTCCTCCTTGCCCAGCTTCTTCAGCGGACCGGCCCATCCCCTGCGCTTGGAGGAGTCTTCCAAACCTTTGCGCAGAGCGGCTTCCGCCGCAACCTGATGGTGCATATCCACGGAGGTGTAGATGTGCAGACCGGATTCATACACAGCATCTTCGCCATAACGGGGAAGCGTTACGCCAAGGCGCTGCAGATTCTCTTCGCTGAGGAAATCGATAAGCCTGCGGCGAACTTCTTCAAGATACCATGCGCCCTGCTTCCAGCTGGGATCTTCCATGCTCTTGTAGACCAGTTCCTGCGCCATGGCCTCTTCATACTCGGCCTGCGTGATCCACTGCAGTTCCAGCATGCGGCCGAGCACATAATGCTGACGTGCCACAGCCAGTTCCGGGTTACGCAGGGGATTGTACTTGGAAGGCGACTGGGTCAGGCCCGCCAGCAACGCACACTCGGCAAGGGTCAGCTCGTTGGCATGCTTGCCAAAGTAGGTACGGGCTGCAGCCTCCGCACCATACGCGCCGCCGCCGAGGTAAATCTGGTTCAGATAAATGGTAAGGATTTCGTCCTTGCTGAGATAACGCTCCAATCTGTAGGCCAGAATGGCTTCCTTGATCTTGCGTTCGTACTTCTTCTCCGAAGTGAGCAGAAGCTGCTTGATGATCTGCTGCGTGATCGTTGAGCCGCCCTGCTTGATGGAGCCAGCCTGCATGTTCTTCACAAAGGCACGCATGATAGCGCGCAGATCAATACCATCATGCTGGTAGAAGCTGTCGTCCTCGGCGGCAAGGAAGCTCATGGGCAGCTTGGGAGACATGTTGTCCAGAGAAACGAGGAAACGCTTCTCGCGGTAGAAGTAGCCCAGCACCGAACCGTCGCGACAGTAGACGGTGGTAACAAGCGGAGGACGATAATCGGCAATCTTGGTAAACCCGGGCAGATCCTTGGAGGCCCACCAGTAAAGGCCGGAAAGGCCAAGCGCCCCGAGAGCGGCGCACAGCGCCACAACCATGGCGCCATACATGAGAAATTTTTTCATATCGTGTTCTCTGATTCGAGCTCAGTTCAAGGTGAAGCAGCGGACCGCAAAAGTCACTGCATCATGATTCGTTCGCCCACCTAGTAGACCCTTGGGCCAAACAAGGCAACAGGCGAAAAAACAAAACGCAGGGCCGGAGCCAAAACGCGCCCTACCCCGCTATGGAAAACTCATCCAAACAAATCATCAAAAGCACTATGCAAAAAGAGCCATTCTCATACGATTCATCCTGCAGAACGGCCTACTCATCAGATTCCGGTTCAAATCCCCATGCAAGCTTCAATCGACCGAAAATATACCGGACTTCCTTGGTCGTGGTGCCGATAAGAACGAGGGACTCCTCAAGGGTCTTCGTCTCACGGCAGACAAGGCAATCCGAGGCCGTAAACATGGTCAGCATCCGCCCCCGCACCCAGAAGGGAAAAAGCAGGCAGAACCACGGCCGCACATCGCGCGGCAATCGACATCCTTCGGAAGTAAGGAACGCACAGTAGCCCTCTTCGTCTGAAGCAAGGCGCATATGCGTCCCGTGCGGCGGGAACAGCTCCTCCACTTCCAGATCATGCAGGGGAAACAGACGACGCATGGTATCCACAAAGGGGCGGGAATTCCTTTCCTCGGCAAAGCCGCCTTCATCACGGCAATGCTCCACTATCCGCTCCCACTCGGAACGGGACAGGGGAAAACAGAACTCCTCGTTTCCCGGCGCTACGTGACAGCAAGTCGGCCCCAAACCTGCACAGCGGGCACAAACATGCGGGTCACCATGAGCGAAAGATTTCACGTCATCCTTATCATGCACTGTTAAAACGCTCCGAAACTCTGTCTGGGCCATACGCCCTTGAAATTTCTGAGGGTGACGATGAAAAAGGACCGTCCTTTCCTGCCACCGTGCATAGTCTGATACTCGATATATGAATATTCTTCAAACATGTCCGCAAACTGTGGAACGATCACGGGATATTCCTTGCAGACATACAGCGCATCCCAGCCTTTCTTGTCCTGCGGCCCCGGCCAAATGTCGTACTGGCTCATGCGTCTGCCGAAGTCCGCACAGTAGGTGATGGGCTTTCCGGGCGCATAAAAGGCCAGCGCAGCGGTAACATCGTAGGAATCGGAAAAATAGAACACCTTGTCGGGGGCCGGCAATTCATGCCGCATTTCATCCAGCTTGTTGCCAAGGTCGTGCCAGCCCATGAGCCGCACGGCAGGATTAAACTTGTCCGGCAACGGCAGATACGGCAGGCTGTGCACCACAACAAAGATGAGGCACCCCAAGACAACGCAGCCTCTGCGGAAGGAAATACGCTTCTTCCGTGCACTGACGGCTGCCCTGCGCAGCAGCAGCGATCCCCTGTCCGCAGCCGTGGCGGCAAGGATAATGCCTGCCACATAGCTCATGGCGGACCAGTTGGGGTAGATACGGGTATGGAAACTCCAGATGATGAAGAAGCCCCACAGCATCCAGAAGGCCGAAGCAAGCAGCATTGCCTGCCGGACATGCACCCTGTCCTCGCGGACACCGTCCTGCGAGGCGCCTCTCCAGCCAAGCTTGAGGGCACGCCATGCACCCGCGATCATGAACGCGAACCACCACGGCGTAATGATGCCTATCTGAGACCCGAAGTATTCGGGGAAACGGTCAAAGCGGATGATCGGCTTGGGTTTGGACGAAGTGACCCCGGCCAAAGTGGAAACATGCTTGAAGCCCACCCAGTCATTCTGCATATTCCAGATGAGAATGGGAGCAAACCCGATGGCCGTGCCCACTGCCATGGCAAGAAATGCCCGCACGGCAAAACGGCGGGACAGCATGCGGTGCCGGTACAGCCCGAGCATATAGAATACTGCTACACCGAACATGGCAAGCATCATGTACTTGGCAAGCATGCCCAGCGCCATACTCAGCCCCAGCAGCAGATAAGGCCAAACGGCATCCTCCCGTTCGCCGGCTGCATACAGGGAGAACAGGGCCATGGCCCAGCAGACCAGCAGCGGACTGTCCGTGGTCATGAGAATGCCGGAGACCATGAACAACGGTGTGGTGTTGGCTATGACAAGGGTCCAGAGAGCCACGGAGGGTTTTCTGAACACCCGGGCAACCCCGTAATACAGAAGCATCTGGGCGAGGCACGAGTGCAGCACAGCCCCGAAACGAACCCCCAACTCCGTATCGCCGAAAACACCGGTCCACAGATGGATGATCCACGCGATGAGGGGGCCTTTGGAATAGTAGGAAAGCTGCAGTCTGCGGGTCCAGTCCCAGTACTGGGCTTCGTCCTGAACAAGATCTAGCTGAGAACTGGCCACAAACCACAGCCGGACTGCCGTGGTAATGAAGATAATGGCTGCAGCGGCCAGAACCGGCCTGCGCTGCCATATGGGGATATTTTGCAAGAAATGTCTCTCTGGTCGCGGTTACTCGATGCTCCGGCACCTGCCCAAAGCCGCCTTTGAACGCATGGCTGTCATCCTGAGCATTCAAGGCCAGACACCTTACCCCCTCATCCACCACCTGTCCAGAACGTGAAGTTATAGTAGAATGGAGGGCAATGACCTGCTATAGTCATGAAGGATGGACATTTCACATTCTGGAACAGGAAGCAGCCCATCATGCACAAGATCCTCATCATCGAAGACAGCAGGTCCACTGCGAAACTCATCCAGCACGCCATTACCGAGCGACTGGGCATCGCGTGCGACATTGCCATGAACATGACAGAGGCTGAAGGGTTCATACAGCCCAATCCGGCCGCCTACGACATCGTGCTGTGCGACCTGAACCTGCCGGATGCGCCGCAAGGCGAAGCCGTGGACATGGTCATGCGCTACCGGCTTCCCTGCGTCGTCGTCAGCGCCAGCATTACCGAAGGCACACGCAGGCAGATGCTGCACCTGCCCATCAGCGACTATGTGCTGAAACGCGGAGCGCGCGATATACAGTACCTGATCTCCGTCATAGAGCGCCTGCTGAAAAACGAACAGACCAAGGTTCTGGTGGTGGATGATTCAAACACCTACCGCAAGGGGCTGGTGGACCTGCTTACCCGCCAACGACTTCAAGTGCTTGAAGCAGCAAACGGTCTGGAGGCGCTGGAGGTTCTTGAAAAGAACCCGGACATCATGCTCATCCTTTCAGATTTCAACATGCCTCATATGGACGGGTTCCAGCTCACGGAAGCCGTGCGCACGAAGTATGCGCATGACAGGCTGGCCATCATAGTCACAACGGGTCTTGAAGAGGATCTTGCGGCCCAGTTCCTGCGCTTCGGCGCCAACGATTTCATTCCCAAGGCTGCGTCCTTCGAAGAATTGCTGTGCCGCATAAACATGAACCTGACCATGCTTGACCTCATCAAGGTCAACCGCGACCTTTCCGAACGCGACGCCCTGACCGGACTCTACAACAGACGCATGCTGTTCAAGGAAGGCAACGGCATGCTGGACAGAATCAAGAACGGCGACCGGATCACCGCAGCCATGCTCGACATAGACTTCTTCAAGAAGGTAAACGACACATACGGCCATGCAGGGGGCGATCAGGCTCTCAAAAGCATGGGCAAACTCATTGCGCAGGAGTTCCCCCTCCCGTGTATTGCTGCCCGCTATGGCGGCGAGGAGTTCTGTATCCTGTTCCCGGAGACTGTCCCCTTCGAGACCGCGCTGCAGCGACTTGAAAGTTTCCGCGAACAAGTCGCGGCAATGCAGGTTACCTCCGGCGGCAAGGAATTCGGTTTCACCATATCCATCGGGGTAACAAACAAAGCGACCACCAGTCTTGATACTCTTCTAAACGCCGCAGATCTCTTTCTCTACGAGGCTAAAAAGTCTGGCCGGAACCGTGTCGTCGCAGAGGTACACCAGTAACAATTACTGCTGACGCCCCCTCAGAAATGCAGTACCGTATGCCACAAACAGCGGTGACACCACGCACAACAGAAGTCATGCAACACTCCTTTCAAAACCAACCTAAACTCTTAGCAGCAAAAGACGACTAGACCAAAAGACAGGAAAGACACGAGGCACACCAGCAATACGACAGCAAAAAGGGCCAGCAATGAACATCTTCGCCAACCTTCGCATGCGTCCGAAATTGATCACCCTCTTCCTCTTGGCCGGCGCTCTCCCTGCGCTCATCATCGGCCTGTGGACAGCCCGCCTTTCAAGCCAGGCACTCCTCGAAAAGAGCCTTGCGCAGCTTGCAACCGCGCAGAAGATCAAAACCATTCAGGTGGAACGCTTCTTCAGCCAGCAAATGGGGACAGTGGAGGTATTCGCTCAGAACCCCTATTTCATTGAAGCCTTTGCCAAATTCAGCAGTGCCTTCATGGCATCAGGCGGCAGCAGTTCGGGCAAGGTCAAGGGGCTGGGCAACGGCGAGGTGGAGGCGCCCAACTCCTACAAATCCGTCATGCGGCGCTACGATGAGGCCATCAAAAACTTCCAGCAAAGCAACGGCTTCAGAGACATACTGTTCCTTACCGCCAACAATGCCCAGATTTGCTACACCGCCCAGAAAGGGGCAGATCTCGGGGCCTCGGTCAGCGACTTCAAGTCGGTACTAAGCAACCTGTTCACCACAGCCATTGAAAAGAAAAGCGCTACCATTGGCGACATGCAGCCTTATGAACCGGACGGCAACACCCCTGCCCAATTCCTCGCCGCCCCCGTTTTCAATGGCGAAACCCTGCTGGGCACTGTGGTTTTCCGCATGAACCTGAACGCGCTGAGCAACATAATGCTGGAGCGCGAGGGCATGGGAGAATCCGGCGAGACCTATCTGGTCGGCAGCGACTTCCGCATGCGTTCCGACTCATGGCGGGACAATGACAACCGCTCCGTAACCAAATCCTTCAGCGGCACGCCGGATGCAAACGGCATCCGGACCGCTCCGGTCAAATCCGCCCTGTCCGGCACAACGGGCGCAGACGAAACTACCGACTTCGCAGGCAAACTCACCCTCGCAGCCTATGGCCCCGTCAAGGTGGGCGACATGACGTGGGCACTGGTGGCCGATATCTACAAGGAAGAGGTGCAGGCTCCCATCACACGTCTCTATACCTCCGTCGCCATCATGCTGCTTGTCGTGGCGGCGCTGGTGGCCTTAGCCGCCCTCATGGTGGCCAATTCCATCACCAACCCGCTCAAGGCGGTGCAGGGCTATGCCCGCAACATCGCACAAGGCAACCTCAACAGCGAGGTAGGCTGCACCCTCAGTGCCGAACTGGGCGAGCTGTCCAACGACATCTGCACCATGGTCGGTGAACTCAAGGTCCGGCTCGGATTCGCACAGGGCGTGCTCAACGCCATTCCCATCGCCGTTGTCACCACGGACCGGCAGGACCGCATCACCTTCGTGAACCAGGCCATGCTGGACCATGCGGACAGGGACGGCACGCCGGAGTCCTTCATCGGCATGCATGTGGGGGAATTCATCTACGGCGAGGTACGCGACACATACTCCTCCC is drawn from Desulfovibrio mangrovi and contains these coding sequences:
- a CDS encoding penicillin-binding protein 1A, which codes for MKKFLMYGAMVVALCAALGALGLSGLYWWASKDLPGFTKIADYRPPLVTTVYCRDGSVLGYFYREKRFLVSLDNMSPKLPMSFLAAEDDSFYQHDGIDLRAIMRAFVKNMQAGSIKQGGSTITQQIIKQLLLTSEKKYERKIKEAILAYRLERYLSKDEILTIYLNQIYLGGGAYGAEAAARTYFGKHANELTLAECALLAGLTQSPSKYNPLRNPELAVARQHYVLGRMLELQWITQAEYEEAMAQELVYKSMEDPSWKQGAWYLEEVRRRLIDFLSEENLQRLGVTLPRYGEDAVYESGLHIYTSVDMHHQVAAEAALRKGLEDSSKRRGWAGPLKKLGKEEYEDFLQQEAVSPGALEDGAWIKVLVSTVDANGATVRLGAYKGYIPVSTMHWCRKPDPKLATDQVPSVKDARQVMEPGDVVWASVSVPKEKKDAWNPVELGVDDVIPLALEQYPAVQGAFVSIDPVNGDVLALVGGYSFADSQFNRATQAKRQPGSAFKPIVYSTAMDHGFTAASIVLDAPIVYTDESTSKVWRPENFEGTFSGPMLLRTALVKSRNLCTIRVAQKVGIPAIVERAKAMGLEGPFPNNLSVSLGAVEVTPLNLAEAYTTFARGGSWINHRVIRSVQDAWGETIANFESEAHEAMSPQTAYIMASILKEVVRDGTGARLKVLNRPIGGKTGTTNDEQDAWFMGVTPYLVSGAYVGFDQLTPMGKWETGSRAASPIVRDYRLAVEDSYPVMDFPMPPGIVQVQIDGKTGQLAGGASDETYFLPFKQGTQPTVMSGAPLRRGQQDDATSGEELLKQMF
- a CDS encoding YkgJ family cysteine cluster protein; the protein is MEHCRDEGGFAEERNSRPFVDTMRRLFPLHDLEVEELFPPHGTHMRLASDEEGYCAFLTSEGCRLPRDVRPWFCLLFPFWVRGRMLTMFTASDCLVCRETKTLEESLVLIGTTTKEVRYIFGRLKLAWGFEPESDE
- a CDS encoding glycosyltransferase family 39 protein is translated as MQNIPIWQRRPVLAAAAIIFITTAVRLWFVASSQLDLVQDEAQYWDWTRRLQLSYYSKGPLIAWIIHLWTGVFGDTELGVRFGAVLHSCLAQMLLYYGVARVFRKPSVALWTLVIANTTPLFMVSGILMTTDSPLLVCWAMALFSLYAAGEREDAVWPYLLLGLSMALGMLAKYMMLAMFGVAVFYMLGLYRHRMLSRRFAVRAFLAMAVGTAIGFAPILIWNMQNDWVGFKHVSTLAGVTSSKPKPIIRFDRFPEYFGSQIGIITPWWFAFMIAGAWRALKLGWRGASQDGVREDRVHVRQAMLLASAFWMLWGFFIIWSFHTRIYPNWSAMSYVAGIILAATAADRGSLLLRRAAVSARKKRISFRRGCVVLGCLIFVVVHSLPYLPLPDKFNPAVRLMGWHDLGNKLDEMRHELPAPDKVFYFSDSYDVTAALAFYAPGKPITYCADFGRRMSQYDIWPGPQDKKGWDALYVCKEYPVIVPQFADMFEEYSYIEYQTMHGGRKGRSFFIVTLRNFKGVWPRQSFGAF
- a CDS encoding response regulator; this translates as MHKILIIEDSRSTAKLIQHAITERLGIACDIAMNMTEAEGFIQPNPAAYDIVLCDLNLPDAPQGEAVDMVMRYRLPCVVVSASITEGTRRQMLHLPISDYVLKRGARDIQYLISVIERLLKNEQTKVLVVDDSNTYRKGLVDLLTRQRLQVLEAANGLEALEVLEKNPDIMLILSDFNMPHMDGFQLTEAVRTKYAHDRLAIIVTTGLEEDLAAQFLRFGANDFIPKAASFEELLCRINMNLTMLDLIKVNRDLSERDALTGLYNRRMLFKEGNGMLDRIKNGDRITAAMLDIDFFKKVNDTYGHAGGDQALKSMGKLIAQEFPLPCIAARYGGEEFCILFPETVPFETALQRLESFREQVAAMQVTSGGKEFGFTISIGVTNKATTSLDTLLNAADLFLYEAKKSGRNRVVAEVHQ
- a CDS encoding methyl-accepting chemotaxis protein — protein: MNIFANLRMRPKLITLFLLAGALPALIIGLWTARLSSQALLEKSLAQLATAQKIKTIQVERFFSQQMGTVEVFAQNPYFIEAFAKFSSAFMASGGSSSGKVKGLGNGEVEAPNSYKSVMRRYDEAIKNFQQSNGFRDILFLTANNAQICYTAQKGADLGASVSDFKSVLSNLFTTAIEKKSATIGDMQPYEPDGNTPAQFLAAPVFNGETLLGTVVFRMNLNALSNIMLEREGMGESGETYLVGSDFRMRSDSWRDNDNRSVTKSFSGTPDANGIRTAPVKSALSGTTGADETTDFAGKLTLAAYGPVKVGDMTWALVADIYKEEVQAPITRLYTSVAIMLLVVAALVALAALMVANSITNPLKAVQGYARNIAQGNLNSEVGCTLSAELGELSNDICTMVGELKVRLGFAQGVLNAIPIAVVTTDRQDRITFVNQAMLDHADRDGTPESFIGMHVGEFIYGEVRDTYSSRAIREERTLDDEGTMQTRKGNTRISRAVATPLYDLDNELIGCIELIVDLTELRTQQEAMRRKNDIIEKAAADADAISEQVSSAAEQLAAQVEESTRGSEIQRERTGQASSAIDQMNTATLEVAQAASTASENATTAVNTAQHGSTVVERLVQSIGDVRQKSDTLKSLLADLGVQAEGIGKIMGVISDIADQTNLLALNAAIEAARAGDAGRGFAVVADEVRKLAEKTMNATREVDAAVTAIQQGTRKNIEEMESASKSVDTTTSLAGEAGDSLREIVSVIEQTGDNVRAIATAAEEQSATSEEISHAAEEISVIASETAHNMTQSSEAVADLARLAQELRTIIQDMQKE